A genome region from Oenanthe melanoleuca isolate GR-GAL-2019-014 chromosome 2, OMel1.0, whole genome shotgun sequence includes the following:
- the GPR20 gene encoding G-protein coupled receptor 20, with translation MPTSSTQLPALDSINSTKQPNSNINFFSKFIHSDDQLYTDFYSLWIVLMVVNAIIFLVGVVLNSLALYVFCFRTKTKTTSVIYTINLIVTDLLVGFSLPVRIIMFYSAGDCKNCPLVHIFGYFVNMYCSILFLTCICVDRYLAIVQVEASRKWRNPTCAKGICIFIWIFATVVTFSILTMAIKFAECCLSKILVLMVCEYFFPLIIIIFFTTRIMCALSKPSLMHQSRERRMRAVQLLITVLIIFMICFTPFHVLQVAISINPDMPHNVSLLVYHVTVTLSSLNSCMDPIVYCFVTNNFQSTMKNIFRKTEPEQTNADILGTNKNSKGSNAIIAFSNTIGSPLSLPSPSSVQI, from the coding sequence ATGCCGACCTCCTCCACCCAACTACCAGCCCTCGACTCTATCAACTCCACCAAGCAACCTAACTCCAACATCAACTTTTTCTCCAAGTTCATCCACTCAGATGACCAACTGTACACAGATTTTTATAGCCTGTGGATAGTCCTGATGGTAGTCAATGCCATCATTTTCCTGGTGGGTGTTGTGCTGAACAGCTTGGCGCTGTACGTCTTCTGCTTCCgtaccaaaacaaaaaccacctcCGTTATTTACACCATCAACCTGATCGTTACTGATCTGCTGGTGGGCTTTTCCTTGCCTGTCCGGATCATCATGTTCTACAGTGCAGGGGACTGCAAGAATTGTCCCTTGGTTCACATCTTTGGCTACTTTGTCAACATGTACTGCAGCATTCTCTTCTTGACGTGCATCTGCGTTGACCGCTACCTGGCAATAGTGCAGGTGGAAGCCTCACGTAAATGGAGGAACCCCACCTGTGCCAAAGGGATCTGCATCTTCATCTGGATCTTTGCCACTGTAGTGACTTTCTCCATCCTGACAATGGCAATAAAGTTTGCAGAGTGCTGCCTCTCCAAGATCCTGGTCCTGATGGTGTGCGAGTACTTCTTCCCCCTCATCATAATCATCTTCTTCACCACCAGGATTATGTGTGCCCTGTCCAAGCCCAGCCTCATGCACCAGAGTCGGGAGAGGAGAATgagggctgtgcagctccttATCACTGTCCTCATCATCTTCATGATCTGCTTCACTCCCTTCCATGTGCTACAGGTCGCAATCTCCATCAACCCAGACATGCCCCACAACGTCAGCCTCCTCGTCTACCACGTGACAGTGACTCTGAGCAGCCTCAACAGCTGCATGGACCCCATTGTCTATTGCTTTGTCACCAATAACTTCCAGTCAACCATGAAAAACATCTTCAGGAAAACTGAGCCAGAACAAACAAATGCAGACATCCTGGGTACGAACAAGAACTCCAAGGGCTCCAACGCAATCATCGCCTTCTCAAACACAATAGGAAGCCCTCTGAGCTTGCCATCACCAAGCAGTGTCCAGATATAA